In one Bryobacteraceae bacterium genomic region, the following are encoded:
- a CDS encoding TIM barrel protein: MQTPPKAKITSSVMVWTLTGSFEDRVRTAARAGMQSLQFVREAAGWDEGEEKRNVAMIRSYRLEIDLISAVPEWRTQPVSMVNPAHREGLLVEVERRLARARRMEIPRALLMSGNTIAGLDRSVQWSTLVENCKRCGALGEKYGITLVVEPLNTRIDHKGYFLDNCVEGLRLIREAGHPRVRLLFDLYHEQVQSGNVTASVEAAAPWVDIFHVADNPGRGEPGTGEMNYAHLYRAIAKTGFAGHIAMEYRPPADAAGSLIRSVDSMRRAIG; encoded by the coding sequence TCGCGTCCGCACTGCCGCCCGCGCGGGAATGCAATCCCTCCAGTTCGTCCGTGAAGCCGCCGGTTGGGACGAAGGCGAGGAGAAGCGGAACGTGGCGATGATCCGTTCCTACCGGTTGGAGATCGACTTGATCTCGGCCGTGCCGGAGTGGAGGACGCAGCCGGTTTCCATGGTGAATCCGGCTCACCGCGAGGGCCTGCTCGTCGAAGTGGAGCGCCGGCTTGCCCGCGCCCGCCGCATGGAGATTCCGCGCGCGCTGCTGATGTCGGGCAATACCATCGCGGGGCTCGACCGTTCGGTGCAGTGGTCCACGCTGGTTGAGAACTGCAAGCGCTGCGGCGCACTCGGGGAGAAGTATGGGATCACCCTGGTCGTGGAGCCGCTGAACACGCGGATCGATCACAAGGGCTACTTCCTCGATAACTGCGTCGAAGGGCTACGGCTGATCAGGGAAGCCGGTCACCCGCGTGTGCGGTTGCTCTTCGATCTTTACCATGAGCAGGTGCAATCCGGAAACGTCACCGCGAGCGTGGAGGCCGCGGCGCCATGGGTGGACATCTTTCACGTTGCCGACAATCCCGGCCGCGGCGAACCCGGCACGGGCGAGATGAACTACGCGCACCTGTATCGCGCCATCGCGAAGACGGGTTTCGCCGGCCATATCGCCATGGAGTATCGTCCGCCGGCGGACGCCGCCGGAAGCCTGATCCGCTCCGTGGACTCGATGCGCCGCGCGATCGGATAG
- a CDS encoding Gfo/Idh/MocA family oxidoreductase: MNRRSFLAAAPAFAFQSAPTGVGMIGVGNRGAYVMKSVLEQPGVRVAALCDLKPDRLDKAASAAARDNPKTYTDWKKLLADPSVNAVHVSTPCDLHVEMAMAALAAGKHVYCEKPVGITPESVSRLVKAARASKLVFQVGQQLRSNTRLRRTIEQIHAGVIGDVVMIKAQRHSGDDLDHNGPSADWFFDAKRSGDVIVEMSVHNLDVCNWIARSRPARAAGFGGALVWPNDPPGRTNMDGYTLSYEYDNGVKMSYSQVFFHARGMPGSGQYWYVYGTKGSVDLQEAMLYPLARGSQPSQLAPPTEEKLDLQHVAAFYDAIRKGTPVAADIEVGAVGAMTAIMGREAIYRKTMLSWKDLGADF, from the coding sequence ATGAACCGCCGTAGTTTTCTCGCCGCAGCGCCGGCTTTTGCGTTCCAATCCGCACCCACGGGAGTGGGCATGATCGGAGTCGGCAACCGGGGCGCATATGTGATGAAGAGCGTGCTCGAACAGCCGGGCGTGCGTGTGGCGGCGTTGTGCGATCTCAAACCGGACCGGCTCGATAAAGCCGCGTCAGCGGCGGCGCGCGACAATCCGAAAACCTATACGGACTGGAAGAAGCTGCTCGCAGATCCTTCGGTGAATGCGGTGCACGTTTCCACGCCGTGCGACCTTCACGTGGAGATGGCGATGGCGGCGCTCGCGGCCGGCAAGCATGTCTACTGCGAGAAGCCGGTGGGCATCACGCCGGAATCGGTCTCCCGTCTGGTGAAGGCGGCCCGCGCGTCGAAACTCGTATTTCAGGTAGGCCAGCAACTGCGGTCCAACACGCGCCTGCGGCGCACCATCGAACAGATTCATGCCGGCGTTATCGGCGATGTGGTGATGATCAAGGCGCAGCGGCACTCGGGCGACGATCTCGATCACAACGGGCCGTCGGCGGATTGGTTCTTCGACGCCAAGCGTTCGGGCGACGTGATCGTCGAAATGTCGGTGCACAACCTGGATGTGTGCAACTGGATCGCGCGGTCGCGCCCGGCTCGCGCGGCGGGGTTCGGCGGCGCGCTCGTGTGGCCTAACGACCCTCCCGGCCGTACGAACATGGATGGCTACACGCTGAGCTACGAGTACGACAACGGCGTGAAGATGAGCTACTCCCAGGTCTTCTTCCATGCGCGCGGGATGCCAGGGAGCGGGCAGTATTGGTACGTGTACGGGACGAAGGGCTCGGTGGACCTGCAGGAGGCGATGCTGTATCCGCTGGCGCGCGGGTCGCAACCGTCGCAACTGGCGCCGCCCACCGAAGAGAAGCTGGACCTCCAGCACGTGGCGGCCTTCTACGATGCCATCCGCAAGGGCACGCCTGTGGCGGCCGATATCGAAGTGGGTGCGGTGGGCGCGATGACGGCGATCATGGGCCGCGAGGCGATCTACCGGAAGACGATGCTTTCGTGGAAGGACCTGGGCGCGGATTTCTAG
- a CDS encoding nitrilase-related carbon-nitrogen hydrolase, giving the protein MEDLRIATAQFEARDGDKPYNLAAIDRLAAEAAGSGARLVCFHECCISGYSYLGGLTRAEVEAVAEPVPDGPSVSALMGFARDRGVLIGAGLVERDGESLFNTFVVVDGERMLARHRKLHAFVSPHLTCGGSYTVFNALGWKWGILICYDNNLPENGRMTAMAGADVILAPHVTGCLPSPAPGRGIVDPGVWRNRHRDPVRCRMEFDGPKGRGWIMKWLPARAWENGVYVVYANVLGVDGGTIKPGGSMVIDPFGEVVAECRSLEDEVVVATLVPENRRMASGESYLRARRPELYGSMVEPNPHLGPDRRPEVWWQKHAKETSK; this is encoded by the coding sequence ATGGAAGACCTCCGGATCGCGACGGCGCAGTTCGAGGCGCGCGACGGAGACAAGCCTTACAACCTCGCGGCGATTGACCGACTCGCGGCGGAAGCGGCCGGCAGCGGCGCCCGCCTCGTTTGCTTTCATGAATGCTGCATCTCCGGCTACAGCTACCTCGGCGGGTTGACTCGCGCCGAAGTGGAAGCCGTCGCCGAGCCCGTGCCGGACGGGCCCTCTGTAAGCGCCCTGATGGGCTTCGCGCGGGATCGCGGCGTCCTGATCGGCGCGGGGCTGGTGGAACGCGACGGCGAGTCTCTTTTCAACACGTTCGTCGTGGTGGATGGCGAGAGGATGCTGGCGCGGCATCGCAAGCTGCACGCGTTTGTGAGCCCGCACCTGACGTGCGGCGGTTCCTACACCGTCTTCAATGCCCTTGGATGGAAGTGGGGCATCCTGATCTGCTACGACAACAACCTCCCCGAGAACGGCCGAATGACGGCGATGGCCGGCGCGGATGTGATCCTGGCGCCGCATGTCACCGGGTGCCTGCCATCGCCGGCGCCGGGACGAGGCATCGTGGACCCCGGGGTTTGGCGCAACCGGCATCGGGACCCGGTCCGCTGCCGTATGGAGTTCGACGGTCCGAAGGGCCGCGGCTGGATCATGAAGTGGCTGCCGGCGCGCGCGTGGGAGAACGGCGTCTACGTGGTTTACGCGAACGTGTTGGGAGTGGACGGCGGTACGATCAAGCCGGGCGGGTCCATGGTGATCGACCCGTTTGGGGAAGTGGTGGCCGAGTGCCGGTCGCTCGAGGATGAGGTTGTCGTAGCGACGCTGGTTCCGGAGAACCGGCGCATGGCGTCCGGCGAGAGCTACCTCCGGGCTCGCCGGCCGGAATTGTATGGCAGCATGGTAGAACCGAATCCGCATCTCGGGCCGGACCGCCGGCCGGAGGTGTGGTGGCAGAAGCACGCCAAGGAGACATCAAAATGA
- the gpmA gene encoding 2,3-diphosphoglycerate-dependent phosphoglycerate mutase, which yields MKKVVLIRHGESDWNRENRFTGWTDVDLSDKGRQEAREAAAALKDAGFAFDLAFTSVLKRAIRTLNTIIDEMDLMWIPVIKAWQLNERHYGALQGLDKGETAVKFGEAQVKIWRRSYDTPPPVLEADDPRNPAKDPRYAGLSATELPLTECLKDTVARAVPYWEQHIAPEIRAGRNVIVAAHGNSLRALVKYFDGISDADIVELNIPTGMPLVYELDDDLKPLKSYYLGDPEKVKAAMAAVAAQGKKKS from the coding sequence ATGAAGAAAGTCGTACTGATCCGGCACGGCGAAAGCGATTGGAACCGCGAGAACCGGTTTACCGGGTGGACCGACGTCGACCTCTCTGACAAAGGCCGCCAGGAAGCCCGCGAGGCCGCTGCGGCGTTGAAGGACGCGGGGTTCGCCTTCGACCTGGCGTTCACATCGGTGTTGAAGCGCGCCATCCGCACGCTGAACACGATCATCGACGAAATGGACCTGATGTGGATCCCGGTGATCAAGGCGTGGCAGTTGAACGAGCGCCATTACGGGGCTCTGCAAGGGCTCGACAAGGGCGAGACGGCCGTCAAGTTCGGTGAAGCGCAGGTGAAGATCTGGCGGCGCAGCTACGATACGCCGCCGCCGGTGCTCGAAGCCGACGACCCGCGGAATCCGGCCAAGGATCCGCGCTACGCGGGGCTTTCGGCAACGGAACTTCCGCTTACGGAGTGCCTGAAGGACACCGTGGCGCGCGCGGTTCCCTACTGGGAACAGCACATCGCGCCGGAGATCCGCGCCGGACGAAACGTGATCGTGGCCGCGCACGGCAATAGTCTGCGTGCGCTGGTGAAGTACTTCGATGGCATCTCCGACGCCGACATCGTTGAGTTGAATATCCCCACCGGCATGCCGCTGGTCTACGAACTCGACGACGACCTGAAGCCGCTGAAAAGTTACTATCTCGGCGATCCCGAGAAGGTGAAAGCCGCGATGGCGGCCGTGGCGGCGCAGGGCAAGAAGAAGAGCTGA